In Nomascus leucogenys isolate Asia chromosome 8, Asia_NLE_v1, whole genome shotgun sequence, a single genomic region encodes these proteins:
- the CRB2 gene encoding protein crumbs homolog 2 isoform X3 — protein sequence MEPRGCATQPCHHGALCVPQGSDPIGFRCYCVPGFQGPRCELDIDECASRPCHHGATCRNLADRYECHCPLGYAGVTCETEVDECASAPCLHGGSCLDGVGSFRCVCAPGYGGTRCQLDLDECQSQPCAHGGTCHDLVNGFRCDCADTGYEGMHCEQEVLECASAPCAHNASCLEGLGSFRCLCWPGYSGELCEVDEDECASSPCQHGGRCLQRSDLALYGGVQAAFPGVFSFRHAAGFLCHCPPGFEGADCGVEMDECASRPCLNGGRCQDLPNGFQCHCPDGYTGPTCEEDVDECLSDPCLHGGTCSDTVAGYICRCPETWGGSDCSVQLTGCQGHTCPLAATCIPIFESGVHSYVCHCPPGTHGPFCGQNTTFSVMAGSPIQASVPAGGPLGLALRFRTTLPAGTLAIRNDTKESLELALVAATLQATLWSHGTTVLVLRLPDLALNDGHWHQVEVVLHLATLELRLWHEGCSAQLCVASGPVALASTASATLLPAGISSAQLGDVTFAGCLQDVHVDGHLLLPEDLGENVLLGCERREQCQPLPCVHGGSCVDLWTHFRCDCPRPHRGPTCADEIPAVTFGLGGAPSSASFLLQELPGPNLTVSFLLRTREPAGLLLQFANDSAAGLTVFLSEGRIRAEAPGSPAVVLPGRWDDGLRHLVTLSFGPDQLQDLGQHVHVGGRLLAADSQPWGGPFRGCLQDLRLDGRHLPFFSLPLDNSSQPSELSGRQSWNLTAGCISEDMCSPSPCFNGGTCLVTWNDFHCTCPANFTGPTCAQQLWCPGQPCLPPATCEEVPDGFVCVAEATFREGPPAAFIGHNASSGRSLGGLSLAFRTRDSEAWLLRAAAGALEGVWLAVRNGSLAGGVRGGHGLPGAVLPIPGPRVADGAWHRVRLAMERPAAATSRWLLWLDGVATPVALRGLASDLGFLQGPGAARILLAENFTGCLGRVALGGLPLPLAQPRPGAAPGAREHFVAWPGTPAPILGCRGAPVCAPSPCLHGGACRDLFDAFACACGPGWEGPRCEAHVDPCHSAPCARGRCHTHPDGRFECRCPPGFGGPRCRLPVPSKECSLNVTCLNGSPCEGGSPPANCSCLEGLAGQRCQVPTLPCEANPCLNGGTCRAAGGVSECICNARFSGQFCEVAKGLALPLPFPLLEVAVPAACACLLLLLLGLLSGILAARKRRQSEGTYSPSQQEVAGARLEMDSVLKVPPEERLI from the exons ATGGAGCCCCGGGGCTGTGCCACCCAGCCATGCCACCACGGCGCTCTGTGTGTGCCCCAGGGTTCAGATCCCATCGGCTTCCGCTGCTACTGCGTGCCGGGTTTCCAGGGCCCACGCTGCGAGCTGGACATCGATGAGTGTGCATCCCGGCCGTGCCACCATGGGGCCACCTGTCGCAACCTGGCCGATCGCTACGAGTGCCATTGCCCCCTTGGCTATGCAG GCGTGACCTGCGAGACGGAGGTGGACGAGTGCGCCTCAGCGCCCTGCCTGCACGGGGGCTCGTGCCTGGACGGCGTGGGCTCCTTCCGCTGTGTGTGCGCGCCGGGCTACGGGGGCACCCGTTGCCAGCTGGATCTCGACGAGTGCCAGAGCCAGCCGTGTGCGCACGGGGGCACGTGCCACGACCTGGTCAACGG GTTCCGGTGCGACTGCGCGGACACTGGCTACGAGGGCATGCACTGCGAGCAGGAGGTGCTGGAGTGCGCATCGGCGCCCTGCGCGCACAACGCGTCCTGCCTCGAGGGCCTCGGGAGCTTCCGCTGCCTCTGTTGGCCAG GCTACAGCGGCGAGCTGTGCGAGGTGGACGAGGATGAGTGTGCATCGAGCCCCTGCCAGCATGGGGGCCGATGCCTGCAGCGCTCTGACCTGGCCCTCTACGGGGGTGTCCAGGCTGCCTTCCCTGGTGTCTTCAGCTTCCGCCATGCTGCGGGCTtcctgtgccactgccctcctggCTTTGAGG GAGCCGACTGCGGTGTGGAGATGGACGAGTGTGCCTCACGGCCATGCCTCAACGGAGGCCGCTGCCAGGACCTGCCCAATGGCTTCCAGTGTCACTGCCCAGATGGCTACACAG GGCCGACATGTGAGGAAGACGTGGATGAATGCCTGTCGGATCCCTGCCTGCACGGCGGAACCTGCAGTGACACTGTGGCAGGCTATATCTGCAGGTGCCCAGAGACCTGGGGTGGGAGCGACTGTTCTGTGCAGCTCACTGGCTGCCAGGGCCACACCTGCCCGCTGGCTGCCACCTGCATCCCTATCTTCGAGTCTGGGGTCCACAGTTATGTCTGCCACTGCCCACCTGGTACCCATGGACCTTTCTGTGGCCAGAATACCACCTTCTCTGTGATGGCTGGGAGCCCCATTCAGGCATCAGTGCCAGCTGGTGGCCCCCTGGGTCTGGCACTGAGGTTTCGCACCACGCTGCCCGCTGGGACCTTGGCCATTCGCAATGACACCAAGGAAAGCTTGGAGCTGGCATTGGTGGCAGCCACACTTCAGGCCACACTCTGGAGCCACGGCACCACTGTGCTTGTCCTGAGACTGCCGGACCTGGCCCTAAACGATGGCCATTGGCACCAGGTAGAGGTTGTGCTCCACCTAGCGACCCTGGAGCTACGGCTCTGGCATGAGGGCTGCTCTGCCCAGCTCTGTGTGGCCTCTGGTCCTGTGGCCCTGGCTTCCACGGCTTCAGCAACTCTGCTGCCTGCCGGGATCTCCTCTGCCCAGCTGGGGGACGTGACCTTTGCAGGCTGCCTCCAGGACGTGCATGTGGATGGCCACCTCCTGCTGCCTGAGGATCTCGGTGAGAATGTCCTCCTGGGCTGTGAGCGTCGAGAGCAGTGCCAGCCTCTGCCTTGTGTCCATGGAGGGTCCTGTGTGGATCTGTGGACTCATTTCCGTTGCGACTGTCCCCGGCCCCATAGGGGTCCCACGTGCGCTGATG agattcctgctgtCACCTTTGGCTTGGGAGGTGCcccaagctctgcctcctttcTGCTCCAAGAGCTGCCAGGTCCCAACCTCACAGTGTCTTTCCTTCTCCGCACTCGGGAGCCCGCTGGCCTGTTGCTCCAGTTTGCCAATGACTCTGCAGCTGGCCTGACAGTATTCCTGAGCGAGGGTCGGATCCGGGCTGAGGCGCCGGGCAGTCCTGCTGTAGTGCTCCCTGGGCGCTGGGATGATGGGCTCCGTCACCTGGTGACGCTCAGCTTCGGGCCTGACCAGCTGCAGGACCTGGGGCAGCACGTGCACGTGGGTGGGAGGCTCCTTGCTGCTGACAGCCAGCCCTGGGGTGGGCCCTTCCGAGGCTGCCTCCAAGACCTGCGACTCGATGGCCGCcacctccctttcttttctctgccacTGGATAATTCAAGCCAGCCCAGCGAGCTCAGCGGCAGGCAGTCCTGGAACCTCACTGCGGGCTGCATCTCCGAGGACATGTGCAGT CCTTCCCCCTGTTTCAATGGTGGGACTTGCCTCGTCACCTGGAATGACTTCCACTGTACCTGCCCTGCCAATTTCACAGGGCCTACGTGTGCCCAGCAGCTGTGGTGTCCTGGCCAGCCCTGTCTCCCACCTGCCACGTGTGAGGAGGTCCCTGATGgctttgtgt GTGTGGCGGAGGCCACGTTCCGCGAGGGTCCCCCGGCCGCGTTCATTGGCCACAACGCGTCGTCAGGGCGCTCGCTCGGGGGCCTGTCGCTGGCCTTTCGCACGCGCGACTCTGAGGCCTGGCTGCTGCGTGCCGCGGCTGGCGCCCTGGAAGGCGTGTGGCTGGCGGTGCGCAATGGCTCACTGGCGGGAGGCGTGCGCGGAGGCCACGGCCTGCCCGGCGCTGTGCTGCCCATACCTGGGCCGCGCGTGGCCGATGGTGCCTGGCACCGCGTGCGCCTGGCCATGGAGCGCCCGGCGGCCGCCACCTCGCGCTGGTTGCTGTGGCTGGATGGTGTGGCCACCCCAGTGGCGCTGCGCGGCCTGGCCAGTGACCTGGGCTTCCTGCAGGGCCCAGGTGCTGCGCGCATCCTGTTGGCTGAGAACTTCACCGGCTGCTTGGGCCGCGTGGCGCTGGGCGGCCTGCCCCTGCCCTTGGCGCAGCCCCGGCCCGGCGCGGCCCCCGGCGCCCGAGAGCACTTCGTGGCTTGGCCTGGGACGCCGGCCCCGATCCTCGGCTGCCGCGGCGCGCCCGTGTGTGCGCCCTCGCCCTGTCTGCACGGCGGTGCCTGCCGTGACCTCTTCGACGCCTTCGCCTGCGCCTGCGGCCCGGGCTGGGAGGGCCCGCGCTGCGAAGCCCACGTCGACCCCTGTCACTCCGCGCCCTGCGCCCGTGGCCGCTGTCACACGCACCCCGACGGCCGCTTCGAGTGCCGCTGCCCTCCCGGCTTTGGGGGCCCGCGCTGCAG GTTGCCTGTCCCATCCAAGGAGTGCAGCCTGAATGTCACCTGCCTCAATGGCAGCCCGTGTGAGGGTGGCTCTCCCCCTGCTAACTGCAGTTGCCTGGAGGGTCTTGCTGGCCAGAG GTGTCAGGTCCCCACTCTCCCATGTGAAGCCAACCCCTGCTTGAATGGGGGCACCTGCCGGGCAGCTGGAGGGGTGTCTGAATGTATCTGCAATGCCAGATTCTCCGGCCAGTTCTGTGAAGTGGCG